DNA from Leptolyngbya iicbica LK:
CTGACAGAGTCGCGCGAGGTCTTGCGATTCTTCTTGCAGCCACACGCCTTTATGCCTTAACAGGCTGCTGATCAGTTTGAGATAACTGCTAAAGCTGGGCTGACTCATAGCGTGGGTGCCCTATTGGCGGATGCGATTAAATACAGAAAGGCTCATTGAGTCGAAACGGATGGGTCAATCATACGCAATCCCACCTGGTTCTGGGGTGAACGTGTGCTTTATGCAAGACAATGGATGGCAACTGGCTACAGCGTCCTGAGGCGCCGTTAAAGTCGTCCTCTCACGGTAGGTTGTAGGGTTGAGGCTTGGGCCGCAATCGCGTCTGGAGAGTCAGCGCGGCAACTATTGCCAGGGGTCATCCGGCGAATTGGCCGCAGCAGATGCGTCTGGAGCTACTGAGATGTCTGCCTTTGGGGACGTTGCTGGGGTGATTTCGTCCCGATTAAGGGGAATCGACGCCGCCAATTCTGGGGGCACGTCCTGAGCTGGCACGGTCAGCGTATCGGCAGTCGGAATGGTCACGGGAGACTGCTGCAGTTGCTCTCGCATCCAGTTTTGAAAGAGTTCTTCCAGTAAGCGCTGTTCAGTTTGTTCATCCAGTTGGGCGGGGAAGAACTTTTCCAGACGAATCACCACGTACCATTCGCCAATGCGTTTGGGTGGCCAGATTTGCCCTGGCTTGCTTACGGAGAGCAGCCCCGCCAGGGCGGGGTTCGGCACGCTCAGTTCGACCGGGCCGATTAACCCGCCCGTTTTCGATTCCTGGCCTTCGGAATATTCTTTGGCCAGGTCGGCAAAGGGCTGACCATCGTCATGAATGCGGTAGTAAAGCTCTTGGGCGAGGCCCAGTTGACTGGTGCGAATCAGGGAATACAGGACGCGATCGAGGCGACTTTTGCGCTGGAGAAAGTAAGATTCCAGATCTTTGCCAAATTGCTGCTGTTTGAATTTGGCCAACTGCCGATCGCGAATCGCCGTGGTGCGAATCAGGTCAGACGTGCCGTACTGCTGCTTGGCCCAGGCATTGGCCTCTTCGGGATTGCTGATCTGGTTGCGCTGACAAAACTCGGCCTCGGCCGCCTGGATTTCGTCTTCGGTGAGTTCGACATCCGCGATCGCATCATCAATAATCACTTCTTGAATGACCCGCGACAGCAGATTGGTTTTGCTGAGTAGCGGCACCAGTTCCTCTGACTGCAACACGCGATCGCCAACCTTAAGCAAATCCATATAGAGTCACCCGACCAAAATACACTCCAAGCTTGCCCACAACCCTAACTCAACTTGCTGCTCTGGTCGCGCGATCGCTGTCCTGGTTGCCAAAATTTACGATTTAGGGGGATCAGTCGCAACTTGACGCTAAACACATACTTCACAAGCGACTGAGAGCAGTGCGGTCTGCAAAGCGCTGACCTGGCTGATCGCGTCTGCTCACATCTGACTTAACGGTTGACGAGGGTGCAAAGTTGATCGCCGATATCTGCTGAGGTGAACTTTTGGGGTTGACCTTTGTGCGCCCCTTTGAGCGGGGTGCGGGTGCGATCGCGGCAATCGTAGCGGGTGAGGGGTTGCGGCTGCCCGTCAACCGTCGCTTGCACCCGGTAGCGCCAATGGTATTTAGCGCTCCGCTGCACCCGCTCTAGACAAATGGTGTGAGCCTCCCGGTCGTAGCAGTTACGGGCCTGAACTGGCAAAGCAAAACTGGTCACGGCAAAGGCGATCGCGCCGACAATCGCTAAGCCATAGCGCAGCCATCGATATCGACGGGGATGGGAATCACTCATGCCAAACACAACGTTTTGCCCCCAAGGCTGGGTAAATTGCTGACTCCTTTCTACACTAAAAGGAAAGCAGCGTTCCGTTGGCCGATTCCATGAAACTCACCCTCAAAGTTTGGCGTCAGTCGAGCCCTGAAGACACGGGCCGTTTTGCTCAATACGCCGTTGACGACGCTCATCCCGACATGTCTTTTTTAGAACTGCTGGATGTGCTGAACGAGCAACTCATCGCCCAGGGCGAGTCTCCGGTTGAGTTTGATCATGACTGTCGCGAGGGCATCTGTGGTTCCTGCGGCATGATGATCAACGGTCAGGCCCACGGCTCACAAGCCCAAACGGCAACTTGTCAGCTATATTTGCGCCACTTTCAAGACGGTGACACGATCACGATTGAACCCTGGCGCGCCCGAGCGTTTCCTGTGATCAAAGATTTAGTCGTCGATCGCTCTGCCTTAGACCGCATCATCACGGCAGGCGGCTATGTTTCCGTCAAAACGGGATCGGCGCCTGAGGCTAACAGCCTCCCCATTGCCAAAGCCAACGCCGATTTAGCCTTTGACTATGCCACTTGCATTGGCTGTGGGGCTTGCGTGGCAGCCTGCCCCAATGCGTCGGCTTCATTGTTCACAGCGGCTAAAATTGCGCACCTCTCCCTCTTACCCCAGGGCCAAGTCGAGCGCCAGCAGCGGGTACAGGCGATGACTCAACAGATGGCCGCCGAAGACTTTGGCGATTGCTCGAACCATGGGGAATGCGAAGCCGTCTGTCCCAAAGGCATTTCAATTGATGCGATCGCGCGAATGCGGCGAGAATACGTCCAGTCGTGGTTCTAATCAAGCGCTTGATGTACCCGTTGTCAGGCTGATCGCAGGCATTTCACCAACCGCTTTAAATATGTGCCATTTTTCTGAAGGAATGACACAATCTATAGAAAGAAGGGTGCATTATCAGCTCAGTTTGTTGCGTATTTTCACAGCTTACTGTGACTTGTCGGTCTAAACCGATACGCTCAATGAGGAGCACTTGACTATTTTGATCGGCTTCTTTACGGAATATCCCTGATCTTTCATCGTTAGTTGTGAAAAGTTCCAATAGGCAGTCAGGGTTGCCCATCCGTAAATCTGCTGGTTGACGCCATTGGGGACACCGCACTGCTGATCTGCACATTGGAACACAACCTACACCATGACCAGCGCTAAAACGCCCAGGGTTTCCTCTGACCAGAAAGCTAAAACTTTGAATTCTGAGTCAGATAGTCTTTTTCGCACCTATGTAGAAGCTGCTTCCGACATTGTTTACACCCTCGATCTGACGGGCAAATTTACTTTCGTCAACTCTTACGGGCTCAAGCTTATCGGCGCGCAGGATTATGACGAAGTCGTTGGTCATTCTTATCTGGAAATTGTGGCCCCAGAGTATCGGGGCAAGACATTTGAAGTCTTCGCGCAACTGCTGAAATCAGGCGAACTGCGCGACTATGAGTTTGCCGTGCTCACCAAAAGCGGCGATCGCGTTTTTATCGAAGTGAATGGTCGGTTGCTGTATCGCTCGGGGCGACTGGTGGGCGCTTTGGGCATTGGTCGCGATATTACCGAGCGCAAGCGCTTTGAAGCTCAACTCAAGATGTTTTCCAAAGCGCTGGATTCGGCTCACGACAGCGCCATCATTTCAGACTTAAAGGGCAACATTCAATACGCGAACCTGGCCACTCAGCGGCTATTTAACTGGCCCGTTTCGCGCCTCACGGGGACGAATATCGCCAATTTTTTCCCAAAATCTGATCAAGTTGACTGGATCTTGGATCAAGCTAACGGCCCCGGCTGGAGTGGGCAGATTGTCTGTCAGCGCTACGATGGGACTCCCTTCAGTGCGTTTATCTCCATTAGTCCGGTGTACGGCGAGGATAACCAAACGCTCACATCGGTCAGCA
Protein-coding regions in this window:
- a CDS encoding peptidylprolyl isomerase, with protein sequence MDLLKVGDRVLQSEELVPLLSKTNLLSRVIQEVIIDDAIADVELTEDEIQAAEAEFCQRNQISNPEEANAWAKQQYGTSDLIRTTAIRDRQLAKFKQQQFGKDLESYFLQRKSRLDRVLYSLIRTSQLGLAQELYYRIHDDGQPFADLAKEYSEGQESKTGGLIGPVELSVPNPALAGLLSVSKPGQIWPPKRIGEWYVVIRLEKFFPAQLDEQTEQRLLEELFQNWMREQLQQSPVTIPTADTLTVPAQDVPPELAASIPLNRDEITPATSPKADISVAPDASAAANSPDDPWQ
- a CDS encoding succinate dehydrogenase/fumarate reductase iron-sulfur subunit, translating into MKLTLKVWRQSSPEDTGRFAQYAVDDAHPDMSFLELLDVLNEQLIAQGESPVEFDHDCREGICGSCGMMINGQAHGSQAQTATCQLYLRHFQDGDTITIEPWRARAFPVIKDLVVDRSALDRIITAGGYVSVKTGSAPEANSLPIAKANADLAFDYATCIGCGACVAACPNASASLFTAAKIAHLSLLPQGQVERQQRVQAMTQQMAAEDFGDCSNHGECEAVCPKGISIDAIARMRREYVQSWF